In Candidatus Neomarinimicrobiota bacterium, the genomic stretch GTTATGAAGATGGCGTAAAGAAAATTCCTCACGCAGCAATCACTGTTGAAGATGCAGCTATGATTGCAAGAATGATTGAACGGGGACAAAGCGTCAAAATAAATCTAAAAATGGAAGCACATTTTGAAGATGATACGCCATCTCGGAATGTGGTAGCAGAGATTAAAGGCACTGAGTTCCCTGACGAGGTAATAGTCATGGGCGGCCATATTGACTCTTGGGATGTGGGGCAAGGCGCTATGGATGACGGTGGTGGCTGTGTTGCCGCATGGCAAGCAGTAAAATTAATGAAAGAGTTGGGGTTGCGACCCAAGAGAACAGTAAGAGTAGTTATGTGGACAAATGAAGAAAATGGTCTGCGGGGCGGTAATGCATACCGTGATGCTCACATGGACAATCTGAATAATCATATCTTAGCAATTGAATCAGATGGTGGTGTCTTTAAACCGAAAGGATTTGGCTTTACCGGTTCCGATGATGCTTTTAAAATTCTTACTGATATTGGAAAATTATTATATCCTATTGAATCGGGAATTATGATTAAAGGTGGCGGCGGCGCCGATATTGGACCAATCATGCGGGAAGGTGTCCCTGGTATGGGATTGAAAGTTGAAGGATCAAAATACTTTTGGTACCACCATACTAATGCCGATACATGGGATAAGTTGGATAAAGATGAATTTAACCGTTGTGTAGCTACCATGGCGGTGATGGCCTATGTTGTGGCGGATATGCCTGAGCGTCTACCTCGGTAGTTAATCATTATTTACTTTGGTTCCTTAAACACGAAAGCCCTAATTTAAAATTCTATAAGACACTCATTGTGAAACATAATACACTTAAATTTACATTATTACTTTTAATGTCCATTTCATGGGCTCAGCAATCACGTGCGACTATTCAATCGGGACCTATTGACTATATAGATACATTGCCCGAACGACCGCTTTGCGCATTACCAACATTGACGAATGAATTCACAAAAGCGCATTTAGAAAAAATGAAACGGTATTATCCTGATGTTTACAACCGAATGCTTGCACCACCAACTCTAAATAAAACTACAAGCGTGGGCACAATTCAAAAGTTTTGGGTGATTGTCGATGACGATCAGGGTGGGACCAAATCTGAAGAGGTTTCTGCTGAATTATTAGCCAAAGGTGACCACACGGCCATTTGGGCCGACACAAGTAAGATCAGTTCTTCAAACAATATTTCGTCCTCTTTGGCTTCTCAGTACATTACACTTTTAGAAAGCAACACTCCTTTAGGATCTCGGGATACTACAAAAGGTATTTACGATCTTGAATTAGAATATTTTGGCTCACCACCTAATTATGATGGCGATGGTATTGTTGATTTCCTTTTTACCGATATTTTTTCAGGAGCCGGTGGTTATTTTTACGGATTGGATCAAACAACAGGTACCGGTAGCAATCAAAGGGATATTGTCTACATCGATTCCTACGCTAGTGTTTCATATACAGAAGGTACCCTCTCTCACGAATTACAACATTTAATCCATTATAATTATGATACTTATGAAACGGTTCAATTCAATGAAGGTCTCAGTGAAATGGCCACAATTATTTCAGGTGGTGATTATATTTCTCATGCCCATTATTTGAATCAAGCAGATCAAATGGGCTGGACATGGGATGGGAGTGCGGCCAATTATTCAATGGCTTCTTTATTTGTCCTCTATTTTGTGGAGCAACTTGGTGATGCATCCATCAAAGCTTTTGTTCAAATGAATGCTGGAGGTAATCCAAAACAAAGTTGGCAAGCATTCGATCAGTTGATGACAAATTATGGCACCGGTCTTACTCATAAGGAGTGGCTTGTTAATTGGTTCACAGCCAATTATCTTCATAACAAATTGATCGACCCAAAGTTTGGATATGACCAATGGATGCCCATGCGCGCACGATTAACCGCCAAACATTTATCCGGGAAAGTGGATGCTGCTGGGAATACTGTTAAGGATTATGGCGCCAATTATATCGCATATGAATCTTCAGCAGATTCGATGGAAATAACTTTCAATACGACCAGTAGCGGTTCGCCCAATTTTCGCTCTTTAGAATTCAATGATTCAACCGTTGTAGTCAACACTCTATCAAATGGGACAAAACATTTACTTTATCATGACAGTTTAAAAGTAAACAGCGCATTATTTATTATTGCTAGTACAGAAAATCGATCCATCAATTATGATTATGCATCTGAAGGTACGGATGCATCTGGATGGACAGGATTTGAAGAAATTGCCCATGATGATGGTACGGCTGATTCATTCACCACATCCGATGGAAGTTCATTCGGATTTTTGGGATGGGGCAATAATTTCGAAGGATCGGGCTGGGGTGTAGCCTTTGACCCAAAAATGGCCACCAATCAATTGGTGGAGTTGAAAGTTATTATGGCATTTGATCAAGAATTTTCTGGATCAGGAACGCCTGCATCGGCGGATAAAGATTTTTATATTCACGTCTGGGAAATGAGTGATGCGAATGGAACTGTAACAGATGTCGTGTCACCCATTCTTTGGTCAACCTCAAGGGCCTCATTAACGGGTGATTGGACAAGAATTGACTTAACTCCTTATAAGGAGCAATTATCCAATTTAGGCCCAATTGTAATTGGTATTGTTGAAGATGATTCTGTGGGTACTTATTTTGCCATGGATAAGAATCTTAATGGTGAAAATTATACTTATGCCTTTAACTATAATAGTAGCGGTGGTCTTGATCCTATGAATAATTTTTCAATCGGAGGTGAATCGCTCGACGGATGGAATTATATGTTTCGGGCATCTTTTTATATAGCCGATTCAACGGTTCCTGAAATAAAAGCTGGTTATATGCAGCATTCAATATTTTCGGATGTGATGAAAATTTATGTTGTAGGAAATTCTGTTATGAGTTCAGATCACATGACCGTAACGGCCAACAATGCAGGCTTCGAATCGGTATTAGAAGTAAATCCGGTTGCATCGAATGACTCATTGTTAATGATAGAACAGTTCAAATTAAATACCTCGGGAACCCTGGATATAAATGTAAAAGGAACCATGCGGTATGGTAGGGCAACCATTGATACAACATTCAAATATAATGTGAATTTCACATCATCCCAAGTGGGTGGTGATATTTCTTCCCGGGATGGAAACTATATTATGTCAATTCCTGAGAATAGTTTGGACGAAGATATTTATGTGATTGCTGGAAAAGATGCCATTGGTCCGGGGACTGAAAAAATGCGAATGGCCAATAAGTTTAATCTAGGATCAATTTATACAGTGGGTCCTGCGGGTAAAAAACTGAATGCAGGCGCCACTATTTCGCTCTTATTAAACGGTTTAGACCCTGAGTTTGTATCTATTGGTTATTGGGATGGTGAAGTTTGGCGGGAGATTCGCTCTTTTGTTTCAAATGATGGTACATCAATTATTGGTGTTGGTACCCATCTAGGTCATTACACATTGATTCCCCGTGGGAGTGGGATGCCATTAGCCGTCGAATTAGGAAGCCTAATTCCAACAGAATATGCACTGAAACAAAATTACCCAAACCCTTTTAATCCGGAAACTCGTATCCATTATGATCTTCCTGAGAGTGGGCATGTATCTCTAGTGATTTATGATATACTTGGGAGGAAATTAATCCAACTTGTGAACAGTGAACAGTCGCCCGGACGGTACAATATTTTTTGGAAGGGTGTAGATGGATTAGGAAATCCAGTAAGTAGCGGTCTTTATTTTTATCAGCTGAATGCAGGTAACTTTTCTGAAACAAAGAAAATGATTATCTCAAGATGATTTTTCGTAGAACAATTCATCTCATTGTTGGGTCCTTGTTAATTTTTGTAGCATGTGAAGATAAGAAGGATCCACGTTTTGAAATTCTTTTTGAACCTTTGGAGTTTCAATATGGAAAAGTTGAGGTAAGCCAAACAGTCTCACAAAAGATCCGAGTTAAAAACACAGACAAATCATCTGAAGCTTTTATAGGAGAAATTATAATATTGGATTCACCTGCATTTATCATGGACTTTAGCGGTGTGTTAACGCTTCAAAAAAATGAATCAAAAGAAATCTACATTACGTTTAGACCTACTTCTGCCCAAAAATATAATGCAAAAATATCTGTGAGTAATGATTATGCATTTAGTGAAATGTATCTCTACGGAGAAGGTGTTGCTCCAGTATCATTCTCACTTGATCAAACTAAGCTGGAATTCGGCATGGTTAAGTCCGGTGAAACAAAAGATTTAGATTTAATTTTTACAAACAATGCTTCTTCAGGATTTGACCTAGAATTGGCATTATCAATTCCATCCAGTGATTTTTCTGTTATAGGTGGTAATAATTCATTGACTATTGCACCAGGCCTATCCCAGACTGTTTCCATTAGTTTTACACCTACACTGGCAAGTTCAACCAAATCGTTAAAGGTTACCCATAATAGTTCTGTTCAATCCAATCCACTAAATATACAATTGACTGGAATTATGGATGAATCAAGTATAATTATGTCTAAGATATCTGAAGGGTGGACTCAATTTGAGAACAAAAATTATAATGACAGTCGGAAAAAATTTCAGGATGCAATGAATAAAGCAAGAATTCACGCAACCTATGATAGCGTATATGGTGAAGCCATGTATGGTCGAGGTTGGGGAACATTGTTTGATCAAAGCATGAATGACCATGGAAAAGGCGCCTTTATAGATTTTGTAAATGTAATAAATGATTATGGATCTAAAATTTCTGGAAGGAGCAAACTTGATTGCCTTGCAGGGAAAGCCATAAGCGGTGCATTGATTGGTGGATCTGTTGAAGTTTATGACACTGTTGTATCCGCTGCATTAGATTTACTAAATCAAGATCAAAATTACCAATTTATCCATAAAACTTCTGTGGATCATAAAGACGTGCGTATGGCTCTTATTCAGTCTTATTACTATTTAGGCAAATATACAGAAGCTGCTGCACAAATGAATATTTTAGATCCATCAAACTCTCCCCATTCTACCAATCCAGCCACACTTCTGGCAGCTATCCAAGCACTCTCAGGCTCTCTTTAATTGGATCTAAATGGCAAAACTGCCATAGTTACGGGTGCTTCCCGTGGCATTGGAACCTATATCGCAAAAACGCTGGCTAGGCATGGAGCAAATATAATTGCCGTTGCCAGGTCCGAAGCGGGTCTTCAGGAAACAAAAGTAGACATTGAGAATTCAGGGGGCTCATGCCAAATTATTCCATTTGATCTTTCAAACATTGATGGATTAGAGGGATTGGTGGCGGACATCTGGTCTAATCATGGTCCAATACAATTTCTAGTAAATAATGCCGGGATTGAACATTACCAACATTATGACCGCATCCAGAAATCAGAAATATTGTCTATTCTAAATATAAATCTTCACTGTCCATTGGAGTTGTCGCGTGCAATAATGCCTAGAATGTTAGATAATAGTGAGGGGCATATCATAAATATTTCCTCCTTGGCAGGGAAAAAAGGTGTGGCTTATAATTCAATATATTCTGCTTCGAAAGCTGGATTGCTCATGTGGGCTGATGGCATGCGCCAAGAATATAACGATTCACCCATTGATATTTCGGTAGTCTGCCCAGGTTTTATTTCAGAAGCTGGTATGTTTAATGATGGTCAAATTGATCCTCCTCCTTTATTGGGATCATCAAAGCCACAAAAGGTTGCTGATGCAGTCATAAAAGCTCTGAAAAAAGGTTCCTGTGAAATTATTGTGAATTCTGGGCCAATTCGTCCATTGTTAGCCTTGGGACAAATTTCATGGAAACTGGCGGATAAAATCGTTCGCTGGTTTGGGGTACCGGCGCTCAGCCGGAAACGGATTTCCTTTTAGTCGCCTGTTTTTTTATCTTTCTTAATTTTCGATTAGTCCACCATTTCACAGGCTTACTATTCATAATAGGCCGAATGACTGGCTGTGACTTTTTCCACATCCATTCCGATAGAGAAAAGACAAACATATTTCGAGGGAATGGTTTCTTTTCATATTTAGGCACCATATAGTTTGTCCGTTTATCTTTATATAAATCGTATGCTATCCAGCCAATGGCACAAAGTGATAAAGTGGTTATAGCAGGGTAAAAATATTGCCCCGTTTCCCGGCGAATGGGGGAGAAGTCTGGGGTGTAATATGAAAGTGGCGTGAATGATTTAGCTTGATACATTTGAAGTGCAATAACGCTCCCAATGCCGATTGATCCAGTAATAAACCCTTTTCGTACTGAATTGCCCAAATAGGAGGGGCCTGATTTTATTTTATAAATATCATACAAGGAGTAATAAACTGCTTTCATCGTTGTATCGTCGTTCAATTGAAAGGTTGCCGCTTCTGGACCAATCCGTCCTTCGCCAAAATAAATCATATTGTACTGTACACTATCACCGCTATGTAAAAGAATGTATCCATCTCTTTTTTGTAAGTCACTCATTCTATTTTTTAACGATCGCGATTGAAATATGGGTTTTCCAAAATGGTTGTAAATAAGATAAACTTTGTAAAGGTCTATAGACTTTTGTGCTAAATCTTTGACTTGTGTATAATAGACAGAATCTTGGGTGATAGAATCTACAATTACGGTATTCGCCTGCCCGTTTAATTCAACCAATATATGGCGAATATTTATGGTATCCTCCGGGATGGGCTCTGTTGGAATGGGGCGCATATATTTCATATCACTAACGGGATATTCAGTGATGTCATATTTAGGGAACGGGATCTTGTTATAAATAACTCCCAAGTCTAAATTTATATTTTTTAGCGTAATTCTAGTTTTTAAATTTAAACGTGTCTCAAAGCTTATGGATAAAATATATTCACCGGGTGGCACGTTAGAAAATTCAAATTTACCACCACCGTATTTTTTTAAAAACTTTTTAGAAGTTTTTGTTTTCTGGATTAATTTTTGGGTAGTATCTAAAAGCATGACTTTGGCATCGGGGATGAGTACCCCATGGGCAAAAGCTGCCTTACCATGAATGGTGAACGTCTCCTCCTGACAAAAGGAGAGAGCGAAAAGAAATGAAATAGAAATGATGTATTTCATTTCGATGTCTTATTGATTAAAAATCTGATGGAATAACAACTTTTGAACAATCTCTAATGTTTCCTGTTGTGCGGTCATAACATTCTTCAAATGTAGGATTGCCATTGTCATAAATCGACTTATTCATAAGTGTCCGATTCAGCCAATACCAATTCCATTCACCCGTTCTATAATCTGCTTTATATTTCCCTTCAAATGCAATTTGCTCTGATCGATAGTAATCAATCCAAATACCATCTTTAAGACCTTCTTTGTACGATCTGGTTCCACCTACTGTGCCGTCAGGAAAATACCGAACCCATTCGCCATGTTTTTTACCATTCTCGTAAGATGGTTCCTCCTTGACTTGCCCATTTTGATAATACTCGAATTCAAAAGTATCATTTAATTCGCCGTTGTTCCATTCCTCAAATCGTCGTTCTCCAAATTCATTCCAATAGGTCCATAAGAGATCTTTTTTATCATTCTTATAAGAACCTTCTTCTTTTGGATTGTTATTTAAATACCATTCAAAATACGAGCCGTTTCGTTTATCATCTCCATACATTGTTTCTGTATGCGTATTGTAGGTAGAATCTCTAAATACCGTCCATATGCTAGATTTTATTCCATTGTTATAGTGATACGTTTTCCATGTTTTTCCATTATTAAAAAATGATATCCATTTTTTATCATAAAGGCCATTCTCGCTAAAGTTTGGCATTTCCTTGATTTGGAGGTTTTTATAATATTGATAATTGTAATCTGTGACCAAAGAATCCGAATTGAAATACTTGTAGTTATTGAGTCGATTATCCTCATGATACGATAGCCAAACACCATTCTTAAGTCCATTTTTATAACCATATTTTTTCAATAGCTCTCCACTTTGATAGAAAGATTTCCAATTACCATCAAAAAGCCCATCATTATTAAAACTAGGTTCCTCTTTTATTTGCCAGTTCGGATAATAATTAAAAATATAATCCGTGTTGATTGAATCCATATCTAGAAAAATATATTTATCCCGACGACCTTTGGTATCAAAATAAAGCCATTTATTATGACGGTGACCGTCATAATAAAATCCATTTACAATATTAAGCCCTAAGCTGTCCCATTCGCCAAATTCACCATTCAATTCGTCATTGATAAATTCAAATTGTTTATATCGTTGTCCATTCTGAAACCAGTAGATATGATTTCCGTTTCTGAGACTATCCTTATACGTAATGGTTTCTGTCTTAATGCCAAAGTTATTGAAGAGTTTGGTCTTACCATTTAGTTGTCCTTTTTTGTATTTGGCGGATCGTTTTATTTTTCCATTCTTATAGTATTCGATCGCAATTCCTTCTTTGAGACCTTTGGTATAACTAATCTTTAATAAGATTACACCTGTTGAGTCATAACGGATTTCTTTTCCATTTTTTTCTCCATTCTTATAATTTAAAGAATAACGTGTTTTTCCATTTGCCCAATACCCATTCCAAGTACCATGGGGGAGGCCATTTTTAAATGAAGGGATCTCCATTAATTGGCCATTTGCCCATTTTGTTTCTTTGTATTCAGCTAAGAGTTTTCCATTCGTATAGTATTGATGCGCTTTAACCCCGGCAGAATCCAAGAATGTCCATATACCATGGGCAATTCCTTTCTTGTATTGTTCTTCTCGAGTCCATTCTCCGCCACGGTTAGAAAATATCCAATTACCGATAGGTTTTCCTTTTTTGAATAATCGTATTACCTCGCGGCTCCCATTTGAATGCCAAGTAGTCCAAGCTCCATCTAAACTATCATTCTTAAAGGTTTTCTCATGGATTATTATTTCTCCATCTACAAAGAACGTAGAAAGACCATTCTTTTTTCCTTTGATGTAAGTATCTATTTGGATTAATACGCCAGTACTGTCATAATATGAAAATCCTCCAGATAGAATTCCTTTTGAATAATGTGAAGTTGTTTTGAGTATACCGTTAGGATACCACGTTTTCCATTCTCCATCAGGTTTGGTCTTTGTGAAAATGGATAACGAAGCTCTCACGGTGTCAATGTCAATGGGGATTTGAAGGGAGTCCAATTGAGAAATGTTCGCATCAACGATTGGAAGAGTATCGCTGGGGGAAGGTGAGGGTGGTTCTTCCCCCCATACAAGTCCGCCATCGTCATCGACGGATATATTTTCTGCAGTGTCAACTAGCGATGAATTTTCTGCCAATTTTAGTGGGTGATAGGTATAGATGTGAGTCCATAACGTATCAGATTCGCCCTTTAATTCCCCCTCTAAAACAACACGATTGAATTCATCTCTATGGATAACGGACTGTAGCTCAGGGCCACAACCATATAAAATAATTATAATAAGGAAGATTTTTTTCATTTTGGTTGATTTATTTTATATCACTTAAAAGAAGTAAGTGCAAATTTATAACACAAAGTGTTTATGAAAAATATGAAAAATCAATGGCGAAAGAGTAAACAATCAGTGTTAATTGAGGTTAATAATAATTATTGTTTATTATAGCGGAATTATATGAAATTCCTCATTAAGTAATAGATGCGGAATTTCTTTGTCTGGGGAGCAGATAAAGAATGGTATAACGCCACATACCAAATGAATAAAAATACTCCCAAAAAACAGTCACACCTTTGCGTGCAATTTTCTGCACGCCAAAAAACCTTACCCAAAAAAGGTTTGCCGTCAATCTATGCACGGGAAATCTTTATCAAATCGGTTTTCAGAATCACCCTATTTGTAGGTGTCATTTCCTGCATATCTGCCCAACCAAAGTTATCTTTTTATCTCGGAGGCGGTTTTTATAATCCTGGATTGGTGGGACTCGATCCAGATTCGAACGACGTTATCCCAAGTATGAATTTA encodes the following:
- a CDS encoding M20/M25/M40 family metallo-hydrolase; translation: MRNIIISILSIALVACNPPQIKSDKITDGLGPIASKYEIDSKRLIDAALVDSEGFNRLAELCDTFGPRFSGTDNLEKAIDWILAEMKSDGLHDVHGEKVMIPKWVRGKESAYMISPWKKELHMLGLGGSISTPEEGITGEVVVMNSFDDLVNRSSEAKGKIVLFNVPFTNYGKTVQYRSGGAIAASKAGAVASIIRSVGPYSMNTPHTGGMRYEDGVKKIPHAAITVEDAAMIARMIERGQSVKINLKMEAHFEDDTPSRNVVAEIKGTEFPDEVIVMGGHIDSWDVGQGAMDDGGGCVAAWQAVKLMKELGLRPKRTVRVVMWTNEENGLRGGNAYRDAHMDNLNNHILAIESDGGVFKPKGFGFTGSDDAFKILTDIGKLLYPIESGIMIKGGGGADIGPIMREGVPGMGLKVEGSKYFWYHHTNADTWDKLDKDEFNRCVATMAVMAYVVADMPERLPR
- a CDS encoding T9SS type A sorting domain-containing protein, translating into MSISWAQQSRATIQSGPIDYIDTLPERPLCALPTLTNEFTKAHLEKMKRYYPDVYNRMLAPPTLNKTTSVGTIQKFWVIVDDDQGGTKSEEVSAELLAKGDHTAIWADTSKISSSNNISSSLASQYITLLESNTPLGSRDTTKGIYDLELEYFGSPPNYDGDGIVDFLFTDIFSGAGGYFYGLDQTTGTGSNQRDIVYIDSYASVSYTEGTLSHELQHLIHYNYDTYETVQFNEGLSEMATIISGGDYISHAHYLNQADQMGWTWDGSAANYSMASLFVLYFVEQLGDASIKAFVQMNAGGNPKQSWQAFDQLMTNYGTGLTHKEWLVNWFTANYLHNKLIDPKFGYDQWMPMRARLTAKHLSGKVDAAGNTVKDYGANYIAYESSADSMEITFNTTSSGSPNFRSLEFNDSTVVVNTLSNGTKHLLYHDSLKVNSALFIIASTENRSINYDYASEGTDASGWTGFEEIAHDDGTADSFTTSDGSSFGFLGWGNNFEGSGWGVAFDPKMATNQLVELKVIMAFDQEFSGSGTPASADKDFYIHVWEMSDANGTVTDVVSPILWSTSRASLTGDWTRIDLTPYKEQLSNLGPIVIGIVEDDSVGTYFAMDKNLNGENYTYAFNYNSSGGLDPMNNFSIGGESLDGWNYMFRASFYIADSTVPEIKAGYMQHSIFSDVMKIYVVGNSVMSSDHMTVTANNAGFESVLEVNPVASNDSLLMIEQFKLNTSGTLDINVKGTMRYGRATIDTTFKYNVNFTSSQVGGDISSRDGNYIMSIPENSLDEDIYVIAGKDAIGPGTEKMRMANKFNLGSIYTVGPAGKKLNAGATISLLLNGLDPEFVSIGYWDGEVWREIRSFVSNDGTSIIGVGTHLGHYTLIPRGSGMPLAVELGSLIPTEYALKQNYPNPFNPETRIHYDLPESGHVSLVIYDILGRKLIQLVNSEQSPGRYNIFWKGVDGLGNPVSSGLYFYQLNAGNFSETKKMIISR
- a CDS encoding choice-of-anchor D domain-containing protein — encoded protein: MIFRRTIHLIVGSLLIFVACEDKKDPRFEILFEPLEFQYGKVEVSQTVSQKIRVKNTDKSSEAFIGEIIILDSPAFIMDFSGVLTLQKNESKEIYITFRPTSAQKYNAKISVSNDYAFSEMYLYGEGVAPVSFSLDQTKLEFGMVKSGETKDLDLIFTNNASSGFDLELALSIPSSDFSVIGGNNSLTIAPGLSQTVSISFTPTLASSTKSLKVTHNSSVQSNPLNIQLTGIMDESSIIMSKISEGWTQFENKNYNDSRKKFQDAMNKARIHATYDSVYGEAMYGRGWGTLFDQSMNDHGKGAFIDFVNVINDYGSKISGRSKLDCLAGKAISGALIGGSVEVYDTVVSAALDLLNQDQNYQFIHKTSVDHKDVRMALIQSYYYLGKYTEAAAQMNILDPSNSPHSTNPATLLAAIQALSGSL
- a CDS encoding SDR family NAD(P)-dependent oxidoreductase encodes the protein MDLNGKTAIVTGASRGIGTYIAKTLARHGANIIAVARSEAGLQETKVDIENSGGSCQIIPFDLSNIDGLEGLVADIWSNHGPIQFLVNNAGIEHYQHYDRIQKSEILSILNINLHCPLELSRAIMPRMLDNSEGHIINISSLAGKKGVAYNSIYSASKAGLLMWADGMRQEYNDSPIDISVVCPGFISEAGMFNDGQIDPPPLLGSSKPQKVADAVIKALKKGSCEIIVNSGPIRPLLALGQISWKLADKIVRWFGVPALSRKRISF
- a CDS encoding carboxypeptidase regulatory-like domain-containing protein, whose protein sequence is MKYIISISFLFALSFCQEETFTIHGKAAFAHGVLIPDAKVMLLDTTQKLIQKTKTSKKFLKKYGGGKFEFSNVPPGEYILSISFETRLNLKTRITLKNINLDLGVIYNKIPFPKYDITEYPVSDMKYMRPIPTEPIPEDTINIRHILVELNGQANTVIVDSITQDSVYYTQVKDLAQKSIDLYKVYLIYNHFGKPIFQSRSLKNRMSDLQKRDGYILLHSGDSVQYNMIYFGEGRIGPEAATFQLNDDTTMKAVYYSLYDIYKIKSGPSYLGNSVRKGFITGSIGIGSVIALQMYQAKSFTPLSYYTPDFSPIRRETGQYFYPAITTLSLCAIGWIAYDLYKDKRTNYMVPKYEKKPFPRNMFVFSLSEWMWKKSQPVIRPIMNSKPVKWWTNRKLRKIKKQATKRKSVSG